The DNA sequence TCTGGAAGAACTTTCGGAAGATGACAAACTGGTCGTAAGCCGCGCCCGCCGGGTACAGCGTTTCCTGTCGCAGCCCTTCTTCGTAGCGGAGCAGTTTACGGGTCTGAAAGGGGTTCTGGTTCCTATCGAAGACACCATTAAAGGCTTCAACGAGATCATCGACGGCAAGTATGACCACCTGCCCGAAGCTGCTTTCAACCTTGTCGGCACCATCGAAGATGCGGTTGAGAAGGGCGAGCGTATGCTCAAAGAAGCCGGTCAATAAGCTATTGTTTCGTCATCCACCACAAAAGTAGATAGTTGTGGTGGATGACAAAACACACTCAATTCAGTCTTATGCGTCACAAACCAATCAGATGCAGATATGGAAACGATTCGAATTGAGTGGACAATGGTTTTTGTACCCCTCGCTATGCTGGCCTCAACCCTGACGCTGGCTCAGGCTCCGGTGGGTACTACGATCCCGGCCGTAAAATCCCCCGCTTCAGGCGCCATCAGCGATCCATCCCAGACGCCACCGGGCCAGTTGAAAGACACTGTCTTTACCGCAGGAACGGCTACGACTGATTCAACCGGTGCATTGCCCGAAGCGCAACTGGACAAGGCCGTTGACGCCCTCAACAAGGGCGACAAAGCGGCATCGGCCCAGGCCCTGCAGTCGGGTATTGCCGGACTGGAAGCCGAGGTGCAGCAGAAACCAACCTCTTTCAAGGATAAGGTGCTGTCGCAGATTGGCAACCTTAAAACGTTACTACCACTCATCACCGGTAGCGGCTTAGGAAGTGGTATTCTGCAGAAAGCCGTCGGCCTTACCAAACTGGCGTCGGGTGCTAACCGGCTGGAAGGACTTATGTCGGCGGGATCACTCATTGGCAACGCCGGCAAGCTTACCAGCAGTTTATCTGGCTTGGGTAGTGCGATGTCGGTACTGGGTGGCAAACAATCGGCCGGGCAGTCGCTCATTTCAACTGCTTTGTCGGGCGTAAGTAAGCTGTCGGGTGGTGGAGCCCTGGCGAAAGCCGCGGAGCCCGCCGTTAAAAGCCAGCTCGGCAACGTACTCAATTTTGTAAAAGGAGCTTTATAAAAAGATGTAGGATGAAGAATATATGATGCATGACACATGGGCAGCGTTTCAGGCCACTATCATACACCATATATTCTGCATCCCACATCATACATCTTTCTCGTATGACGTTAGACATTATTACTCCCGACCGTAAGGTCTACTCCGGTGAGGCTACCGCCGTTACGTTTCCCGGTAGCGAAGGACAGTTTCAGGTGCTGAACGATCACGCACCACTGGTTAGCATGCTGGGTCAGGGCCCGATTGTGGTCCAGACCGCAGGTGGTCAGCAGACATTCACCGTCGACGGTGGTGTTGTTGAAGTGCTTCAGAACCGGGTTTTGGTGCTGGCCGAAGCAGTAACGGTATAACGAAACAGCGTAGATATAGCAAGCAAAGCGGGCTGCCCAATCGGAGCAGCCCGCTTTGTTCGTAATCAGCCTCTAAACGAAAGCATAATAAGCCGGTTCCGTACAGACCAGCCTGCGTTTTTTTCTTTTTTACTTTCATCATGATCAACAAACCGTTCATCGTCGGTATTACCGGTGGCAGTGCTTCCGGCAAAACGTCGTTTCTGAAAGGGGTACTGAATGCGTTCCCTGACGACCAGATCTGTCTCATTTCGCAGGATAATTACTACCGTTCGCTCGACGAAATAATGAAGGACGATCAGGGTATTCACAACTTCGACCTGCCTGAAACGATCGACCATCACCTGTATGCACAACACATCGAGCAACTTCGGATGGGGCAAACGGTTTACCAAAAAGAATACGTTTTCAACAACGCTAACGTAGTGCCGCGGATGCTGGCCTTCCAGCCCGCCCCAATCATTGTTGTTGAAGGCATTTTTGTGTTTCACTTCCGCGAACTGGCCGACCAGATGGATCTCAAAATTTTCATCGACGCCAAGAACAGCATCAAGCTCGAACGGCGGGTGAAGCGCGACGCCGAAGAACGGGGATACGATCTTGACGATGTAATGTACCGCTGGAAGTACCACGTCAAACCAACCTACAAGCAATTCATCAAGCCCTACCGCGCCGAAGCAGACATTGTCATTCCCAACAACGTTCATTATCAGAAAGGGCTGGATGTCGTGATTTCATTCCTTAAAACGAAAGTATAACGTAGCGTGGCCATCCTGTCTGCCTGGTTTTACATGACATCAGGCTACGCAGCCAGGATGGCCACGCTACACTTCGATCACAACACCATCGCTTTTGGGGAAGCCCGTACAGGTAAGTACCCAGCCTTCGGCAAGGTCTCGCTCGGTAAGCACATCGTTGATGGTCATATGCACGCTGCCGGCCGTGCAGCGGGCTATGCAGGTTGAACAGCGGCCACCCCGGCAACTGTAAGGCAACGTGATCCCCTCGTCCAGCGCGGCCTGCAGAATTGATTTGTAGGCGGGTACCTGAATATCGACCTCCCGATCCCGGAAACGTAGCAGAAGCGTCCGATCCTGCGCCAGGGCGGGCGGTGGTGCCAGGGTAATGGGCTCAATGACGAAGTTTTCCCGCAAAATCTGCTCAGGAGCAATACCGCTGTACACAAGCGTGAACTGCACCATCCGCATATAGTCGACTGGCCCGCACAGGTAGAACCGAAGCGCCGATCGATCCGACGCCCCAACCAGTTCCGGCAACATTGTTTCCAGCATGACATTGTTGAGTCGGCCCCGCCGGCTGTTGCCACCAACGCCAACCCAATGATCGGAGGGACTACTCAACAGATAGATCAGCCTGAACCGATCAGGGTACTGCCGTTGAATGTCGTCCAGCTCATCACGAAAAATAATCGTCTGTTCGCTCGTATTGCTGTATAACAACGTAACGCGTCGGGAAGAATTGGACTGCAGTGCCGCTTTGAGCAGACCGAACAATGGCGTAATACCACTCCCCGCCCCAATCAGCACCAGATCACCCGCTTGTTGGGGATCGAGCGTAAACCGTCCGGCCGGATGAAGACTGGTAAGCACATCCCCTTTGCGCAGTGTATCGAGCAGGTAACGTGACATCTCCCCATTTTGAACACGTTTTATGGTGAGCCGCAGCGGCTCGCCCGGTGCCGAACTAAGCGAGTAGGACCGGCGTACTTCATGGTCATTGGTTGGCGACAAAGCCGCTTCGCCGGGGCGGTGATTCAAAATAAGCGTCAGAAACTGACCGGCCCGGTAACTGACCGGTTGCCCGTCTACTGGCTCCAGAAAATAGCTGTTGGCTTCGGCCCGGCTGGGTGTTCCCGTTTCCTGCTTGATTCCCACGACCCGAAGTTGAAGAAAGTTGGTCATACTTAATGGCCCTTTTCGCTGATAAACCCGGCAAACACCCACCCTTGTTTGAAAGCCCGAAACGTTTGCAGATATTCGCCCGGCCGGTTGGCCAGATAAGTCATTGGGATACGGCGCTGTGACATTTACGGTGCTTTTCGTGTTTATCCTATAAATTGCCAAGCAAACAGTACATGGAAGCTCTACTCGAAGAAGTACAACGCGTGGGTTATGTGAACAAACCCGTCGACGACACTATAGATTTGGTCGCCGAAATAAAACGGCTTAAGAAAGAGAAAAACGCCGTTATTCTCGCTCACTACTACGTCGACGGTGCTATTCAGGACCTGGCCGATTACATCGGCGACAGCCTCGGCCTTTCGCAGCAGGCTGCCAGTACGGAGGCCGACATGATCGTGTTCTGTGGCGTTCACTTCATGGGTGAAACGGCCAAAGTGTTGTCGCCCGACAAGAAAGTAGTTATTCCTGACCTGAATGCTGGTTGCTCCCTCGCCGACTCGGCTCCTGCCGATAAGTTTGCCGAGTTTAAAGCGCGCTATCCCGATCATATTGTTCTGTCGTATATCAACTGCTCGGCCGAAATCAAAGCCCTGTCCGATATAATCGTGACGTCGTCTAACGCACTGAAGATTGTCGAAAGCCTGCCGAAAGATCAGAAAATCATCTTTGCGCCGGACGCTAACCTGGGCCGGTTCGTATCGAAGAAGACAGGCCGCGACATGGTGCTGTGGGACGGAGCCTGTATTGTTCACATTGACATCTCGCTGGAGAAGCTGAACAAACTCCGTATCGACTTTCCCGACGCGAAGTTTATTGCTCACCCCGAGTGTCAGGAGCATATTCTGAACGAAGCCGATTTTGTGGGGTCGACCACAGCCCTGCTGAAATACGTTGTCGACAGCCCGGAGCAAACCTTCATTGTGGGTACCGAAGCCGGTATTCTTCATAAGATGCGGGAAGCAGTGCCACACAAGAAAATCATTCCGGCACCGGCAACGGCCAACAATACCTGCGCTTGTTCGGAGTGTCCATACATGAAGATGAATACGCTTGAGAAGCTATACAACTGCATGGTCTTTGAGCAGCCGGAAATTCTCGTACCGGAGGACGTTCGGGTGAAGGCCGAGGCCTCTGTACTGCGAATGCTGGAGTTAAGCAAGTAGATCAAAGGTTATGAACTGGAGAAACAGTAGCACAACTGGTAGGATCATATCCGCCTGTTACAGGAGACGGGCGGTATATCTATCCGTTAGCTGCCGCTGAAATGGCGCAAACGAGGTGATATAGGCCCTGCCAGGCTGGCCTATCGTTTGTAGCTGACGAAATTTTTGATTTCACTATCGTCAATCTATTGCGAAAAAAGGATTTACCCTGCTTACCACAGCGGAATCTTTTCCCAGCATACCTGATATTTACGTTCTTCAAATTGCCGTTGACCGAAACGCGGTCCTGCTCTCTGAAGATAGAGATTTTGGTGAACTGGCTTATCGACTGCGTATCTCTCACCGTAGCACACTACTGGTGGGGCTGTTGAAAATGAGTTGTCACGAAGAAACGAAACGGTTTTTTGACGTCATTACAAACCAGGAAACCGAGCTTTTAACTAGTTTTTCTGTACTGCGCAACAACTTGCTCCGTATCAGACCCGCCAAATAAAGACACGAATGCCCCATCAATTCGATTTTCTCGTCATTGGCTCCGGTATTGCGGGCCTTAGCTACGCTACCAAGCTGGGTATGCACTTCGAACGGCTCAACCAACCCGTTCGCATTGGCGTCATTACCAAAGTCCAGGCCGACGAAACCAATACCAAATACGCCCAGGGCGGTATTGCTGCCGTATGGGCCGAAGACGACTCCTTTGCCAAACACATTGAAGACACGATGGTAGCTGGCGACTTTCTGAGCGACCGGCATATTGTGGAGATTGTGGTGAACGAAGGACCCGGCCGGATTCGGGAATTGATTGATTACGGCACCCGCTTCGATAAAGAGCACGATGGTACCGATTA is a window from the Spirosoma rigui genome containing:
- the udk gene encoding uridine kinase, which translates into the protein MINKPFIVGITGGSASGKTSFLKGVLNAFPDDQICLISQDNYYRSLDEIMKDDQGIHNFDLPETIDHHLYAQHIEQLRMGQTVYQKEYVFNNANVVPRMLAFQPAPIIVVEGIFVFHFRELADQMDLKIFIDAKNSIKLERRVKRDAEERGYDLDDVMYRWKYHVKPTYKQFIKPYRAEADIVIPNNVHYQKGLDVVISFLKTKV
- the atpC gene encoding ATP synthase F1 subunit epsilon, whose product is MTLDIITPDRKVYSGEATAVTFPGSEGQFQVLNDHAPLVSMLGQGPIVVQTAGGQQTFTVDGGVVEVLQNRVLVLAEAVTV
- the nadA gene encoding quinolinate synthase NadA; the protein is MEALLEEVQRVGYVNKPVDDTIDLVAEIKRLKKEKNAVILAHYYVDGAIQDLADYIGDSLGLSQQAASTEADMIVFCGVHFMGETAKVLSPDKKVVIPDLNAGCSLADSAPADKFAEFKARYPDHIVLSYINCSAEIKALSDIIVTSSNALKIVESLPKDQKIIFAPDANLGRFVSKKTGRDMVLWDGACIVHIDISLEKLNKLRIDFPDAKFIAHPECQEHILNEADFVGSTTALLKYVVDSPEQTFIVGTEAGILHKMREAVPHKKIIPAPATANNTCACSECPYMKMNTLEKLYNCMVFEQPEILVPEDVRVKAEASVLRMLELSK
- a CDS encoding ferredoxin--NADP reductase, with product MTNFLQLRVVGIKQETGTPSRAEANSYFLEPVDGQPVSYRAGQFLTLILNHRPGEAALSPTNDHEVRRSYSLSSAPGEPLRLTIKRVQNGEMSRYLLDTLRKGDVLTSLHPAGRFTLDPQQAGDLVLIGAGSGITPLFGLLKAALQSNSSRRVTLLYSNTSEQTIIFRDELDDIQRQYPDRFRLIYLLSSPSDHWVGVGGNSRRGRLNNVMLETMLPELVGASDRSALRFYLCGPVDYMRMVQFTLVYSGIAPEQILRENFVIEPITLAPPPALAQDRTLLLRFRDREVDIQVPAYKSILQAALDEGITLPYSCRGGRCSTCIARCTAGSVHMTINDVLTERDLAEGWVLTCTGFPKSDGVVIEV